GAATCGATCGACCGACAGCAACGCGCGGATCCGTTTGCTCTCCGGCTCCGCCCGCAACCACGCCTGCGGCGTACTGCCGGAGCCGGTCCGGTACGCCCACAGGATCGCGTGCGTCCCGGTCGTCGCGCCGTACCTGATCCACGCCATCATCGTGAAGTCGTCGGCGCCGAGGTCGATCGACCGGTCGTACGGCACCTCGACGTAGTCGTCCACCCCGTCCAGTGCGAGCCCGTTCCCGAACTTGCCTGCGGCAACAGTCGCCCCGCCGCGCACGTACGCCGGATTGTGCGCCGGCCCCGTGTCAGGGGTCAGCGGTCCGGGTGCCGGCGGACCGGGGATCCCCGGCGGCGTCCCGTTCGGCGTCGACAGGTACGCCTCGTTGAACCGCGCCCAGCGGATCGACTCGTACGGGTTCGCGACGCCGGCCTCGTACAGCAAGCCGGCCTCGTCACCGTCCAGCCGGACCATGTCGGAGTACGCCGACGGACCCCAGTAGAAGACCTTCCCCTGCTGCCACGTGCCGAACGATCGCGCCTCGTCGTACGACGACCGCACGGTCATCACCTCGCGCGCGGCCGGATGCGCCGGCGCCGAGAACAGGATCCGGTTCCGCCGGTCACCCTCGTTGCGCGCGCTGAATCGCAGCAGCGAGCCCTGTACGTCGGGCATCACCAACTTCGGAATCGTCCGGAACGGCGCGTCGAAGCTGTCACCGCCGTCGCTGCTGATCGCGTACGCGCGGTTGCCCGGATCGGTGCCGCGTTCGCGGGCCAGTGCGTAGATCCTGCCGTCGGTCAGTTCCACCACGGTGACCTCCTGCGCGATCACCGAACCGTCGTCCCGCGAGGTCGTCGCGCCGATGTGCCAGGTCTCGCCGGCGTCGTCGGAGTACAGGAGGTGCGTGCCGTAGACGTGCGGACCGACCCCGTCGTACGTCTCGAAGCTGGCGCCGACGATCAGGCGGCCGGCGTGCGGGCCGTGTTCGAGCTGGATGCCGTGCATCGGGCCGGTCGCGTACCAGAAGTTCCAGCTCGGGAGCTTGGCGTCGGTCAGTTCGCGGGGCGCGGTCCAGGTCCCGCCGAAGTCGTCGCTGGTCTGGACGTACGGGTCGCGGTCGCAGCCGTTCGTGCACGGCTCCGGGCCGTTGTGCGTCGTGACGAGCACGATCCGTCCGGTCTTCCGGTCCACGATCGGCACCGGGTTGCCGTGCGTGCTGCCGTTGCCGTCCGAGACGACCTGCAGCGGGCCCCAGGTCTTGCCGCCGTCGATCGAGCGGCGCAGCACGATGTCGATGTCGCCGTCGTCACCGCAGTCCGCGACCCGGCCCTCGGCGAACGCCAGCACGTCGCCGTTCGTCGCGTGCACGACGGCCGGGATCCGGAAGCACGAGTACCCCTCGGTCTTCTGCTGGAACAGCACGCTGTCGTCCACGAACGGCGCTGTGCCGGCGCGGGCCGGCGGCGCCGTGAGGGTTGTGAACACCAATAGGGCGGCGGCCGCGAGACGGCCTGGTGCGAGAACGCGCATGGCTCTCCAAGAAGGTCATAGGACGTATGATGTCCTCCGACAAAGTAGTCATCCGCGTCGTCGGCGACAAGGGGTCGGGGAGGACTATCGTTCGGTCATGGCAGACGCAGAGCAGATCGTGATCGTCGGTGCGAGTCTCGCGGGAGCGACCGCGGCCGAGGCCCTTCGGAAGGACGGCTGGAGCGGCGGCATCGTCCTGATCGGCAGTGAGCAGTCACTGCCGTACGAGCGACCTCCGCTGTCGAAGGGTGTGTTGCTCGGCAAGGAACAGACCGAGTCCGCGCAGCTGCACGACCAGCAGTGGTACGACGACAACAACATCGACCTGCGCCTCGGTGCCACGGTCACCGCGATCGATCCGTCCGCGCACACGGTCACGCTCGACGACGGCTCGCAGGTGTCGTACGCGAAGCTCCTGATCGCGACGGGCAGCCGCGTCCGCAAGCTCGACGTACCGGGTGCGGATCTGCCGGGCGTGCACTACCTGCGGACGGCCGAGGAGGCGCAGTCGCTGACGGACGCGTATGCCGCGAAACCGCGCGTCGTCGTGGTGGGTGCTGGGTGGATCGGGCTCGAGGCGGCGTCGGCTGCTCGCGAGCGCGGGTGCGAGGTGACGGTCGTCGAGCCGCAGTCCACCGCCCTGGCCGCCGTACTCGGTGAAGAGATCGGTGAGCTGTTCGCCGAGTTCCACCGGCAGCACGGGGTGCAGTTCCGGTTCGGGACCGGGGTGGAAGGGTTCGAGGGGACGGACAAGGTCACCGGAGTCCGCGTGAACGGCGGTGAGGTGATTCCGGCGGACCTGGTGGTGGTCGGGGTCGGCGTACAGCCGAACACCGAGCTGGCCGAGGCGGCCGGCATCGAGGTCGCGACACCGGAGAACGGTTCGGGCATCGTCGCCGGAGCGGACCTGCAGAGCTCGGTCGCGGACGTGTACGCCGCCGGTGACGTGGTCCGCTGGGACCACCCGCTGTTCGGGAGGTTCGTCCGGGTCGAGCACTGGCAGAACGCGAAGGACACCGGCGCCGCAGCCGCGAAGGCGATGCTGGGGCAGGACGTGGCGCACGACGCGATCCCGTTCTTCTTCACCGACCAGTTCGACCTCGGCATGGAGTACGCCGGGGACGTCCCGCGCGGAACGTCGTACCAGGTCGTCCTGCGCGGCGACCCGAAGTCCGGCGCCTACGTGGCGTTCTGGCTCGACGACGACCACCACGTCCTGGCCGGCCTGCACGTCAACACCTGGGGCGCCATCGACGCAGTTCAGAGCCTTATCCGCTCCGGCAAAGAGGTCGACCCGGCCCGCCTGGCCGACACGTCGGTGGACCTCGCGGAGGTCTAGAGCGGGTACGTGACGTAGGCGAAGGACGCGCTGTCCGGCGACCAGCTCGGCACGTTCATCGTGCCCTGGCCGCCGAACAGCGTGGTGAGTTCGCGGATCTCGCCGTCCTTCGCCAGCAGCCGGAGCCGGACGTCCTCGATGTCGGCCGGATGTCCTTCGGTGCCGGGCGGGAAACTGACGTACGCGATCGCCGAACCGTCCGGCGCGGGGTGCGGGAACCAGTTGACCCGCTCGTCGTCCGTCAACTGCTCGACCTCACTGCCCTTGATGCGGAACAGCTGTGCCTGGCCGGCGCGCTCCGAGTTGAAGTAGAGCCACTCGCCGTCCGGGCCGTACTCCGACCCGTCGTCGGCGAACTCGTCGTCGGTCACCTGGACGTCGGCGCCGCCCGCGGTCGGGATCGTCCACACGTTGGTGATTCGCTGCTCGCCGACCCACTCCAGCCCGATGTAGGCGAGCGTCGTACCGTCCGGCGAAACTCCGTGCAGGTAGTGGTGGAAGCCTGGTCCGCGATCGTTCGTCACCCGGCGTCCGGGTCCGCCTTCGATCTGTACGGCGTACACGTGGCCGTCGTTCGCCGACACGTACACCGTCTGCCCGTCCGGGCTCACCACATGGTCGTTGTTGATCGCCGGTACGCCGCCTAGCTCGATCTCCTCGAGTTTGTCCGTCACCCGGAACAGCAGCCCGTTGCCGTTGACAACCAGCGTGCCGTCGGGGAGCCAGTTCGGGGCCTCGAACAGGACCTCGTCCGAGGTGAACACCAGCCGGTGGGTATTGGTCGCGACGTCGACGACGTACAGCTCGGACCGCTGACCTGGGCGAAGAGTACGTGGCATACCCGCAAACCTACGTGATCCGCCCGGCTAGACTCGCGGGGTGGCAGGCCGGATCAAGGAAGAGGACATCGCGCTCGTGCGCGAGCGAGCCCGGATCGACGACGTCGTCGGCTCGTACGTGACCTTGAAGAACGCCGGCGGGGGCAACCTGAAGGGCCTCTGCCCGTTCCATGACGAGAAGTCGCCGTCGTTCAACGTCACCCCGTCCCGCGGATTCTTCTACTGCTTCGGCTGCCAAGAGGGCGGCGACGTCATCGACTTCATCCAGAAGGTCGACCAGATCACCTTCTCCGAGGCGGTCGAGACGCTGGCCGCGAAGGTCGGAATCCAGCTGCGGTACGAGGACTCCGGAGCGCCGGTGCAGCGCGGCCCGGGCAACCAGCGGCCGCGGCTCGTCGAGGCGCACAAGGTCGCGGCCGAGTTCTTCGTCGACAACCTGTTCGGCGCGGCCGAGGCGTCGATCGGGCGGCAGTTCCTGGACAAGCGCGGGTTCGACAAGGACGCCGCGGTGCAGTTCGGGGTCGGGTTCTCGCCGCGCGGCGGCGAGGCGCTCACCGCCCACCTCCGCGGTCGCGGCTTCACGAACGCCGAGCTGGTCGCGTCCGGCCTGGTCGCCGACGGGCAGCGCGGGCTGTACGACCGGTTCCGCGGCCGGCTGATGTGGCCGATCCGGGACGCGTCGTCCGACGTGATCGGGTTCGGCGCGCGCCGGCTGTTCGACGACGACCGGATCGAAGCGAAGTACCTGAACACCCCCGAGACGCCGATCTACAAGAAGTCCAAGGTCCTGTACGGCGTGGACCTCGCCCGCCGGGAGATCGCGAAGGGCCGGCAGGCCGTGGTCGTCGAGGGCTACACCGACGTGATGGCCTGTCATCTCGCGGGCGTGCAGACCGCGGTCGCCACCTGCGGTACGGCGTTCGGCGACGACCACGCGCGGGTGCTGCGGCAGCTGCTGCTCGACCACGACCAGTTCCGCGGCGAGGTGATCTTCACCTTCGACGGCGACGAGGCGGGTCAGCGGGCGGCGCTGAAGGCGTTCGCGGGGGACCAGGCATTCGCCGCGCAGACGTACGTCGCGGTCGAGCCGGACGGGCTGGACCCGTGCGACCTGCGGCTGCAGAAGGGGGATGCCGCGGTCCGGGAGCTGATCGGGCGGCGCGTCCCGCTGTACCGGTTCGTGCTGGGGAACGTGCTGTCGAAGTACGACCTGGACCGGGCCGACACCCGGATCGACGCGCTGCGGGACGCGGCGCGGCTGGTGATCAGCATCCGTGACCGGTCGAAGGTGGACGCCTTCACGCGCGAGCTCGCCGGGCATCTCGGGATGGACGAGGACCAGGTCCGCTCCGAGGTCTACAAGGCGGCGTCGCGGCAGTCTTCGACTTCGGGACCGGCACACGTCAAACAGCAGGCGCAGACCGCGCACGCGGTTGGGACCGTCGAGCCCGCCCGACCTCGGGTGGATATCCCGTCGCCGCGCGACCAACGGTTCGTGATCGAGTGGGACGTCCTGAAGGTCGCCATGCAGCATCCGGCGCTGGTCGGGGTCGCCTTCGACGAGCTCGACGACCACGACTTCACGCATCCGTGGCTGGGCGCGATCCGGGTCGCGATGGCGAAAATCGGCGGGCCGGCCGCCGCGCCACCCGGTGAGGCGTGGGTGGTCGCCGTACGCGATGCCATCGGGAACGACCCGGCCGCCGCGGTGGTCGGTGCGCTGGCCGTGGATCCGCTGCGGTTGGGCCGGGATCCCGACGAGCCGTATGCGCTCGCGTTGCTGGCGCGGCTGCAGGAGTTGACCTGCGCGCGCCGCATCCAGGACCTGAAGTCGAAGCTGCAGCGGACGAACCCGATCGAGCGCGCGGACGAGTACAACCGGATGTTCGGCGAACTCATCGCGCTCGAGGCCTACAAGTCCGAACTCCGTAACCGCGCCATCTCCGGGGCGATCTAGCTCTTCTTCAGGTGTGAGACGAGCTTCGCCGTCTGGTCGGCGTACTCGGCGGCGAACTCCTCGCCGTCGACGTCCAGGCCGAGCGCCATGGCGATCTGCGGGAACACCACCGGCGCGGCGGCGAGGCCGAACAGCGCGAGCGCGGCGTGCCGCGGATCCAGATCGGGCGCGAGCTCACCGTCGGCCTGCCGGCGCTTGAAGTCCTCGACCATCGCCCGGAACCGGGCGCGCTGACCCTCCTGATCCAGCTTGCTGGTGTCCCGATCGACCGCCTCGCGCACGAGCAGCCGGAGCAGGTCCGGCTGCGCGATCGTGGCACTCGCATACGCCCCGACCACCTCGCCGAGAGACTCCGCGTCCGCCGCGAGGTCCGGCTCGCCGGCCCGCCAGCGCTCGGCGACCGCACGGTACAGACCCTCCTTGCCACCGAAGTAGTACGAGATCAGTTGCTTGTTGACGCCTGCTCGGGCGGCGATCTCGCTCACCCGCGCACCGCTGAACCCGTGCGCGCCGAACTCGACCACGGCCGCGTCCAGCAACTGCTGCTTGCTGCGCTCGGGGTCGCGTTGCCGCTGCTCAGGCTCCGGTGATCTCCGCACGAAAATCATCCTAGCGGACTTCCATCCGGCGTGCTAACTTAATCAACCAGACGGATGACAAAGTTTGCTCAGTGGATGATTGGAGTCGGGGATGAAGGTCGCGATCATGGGTGCCGGGATCGGTGGACTGGCGCTGACGCAGGGGTTGCTCGAGGCGGGCGTCGACGTCGCGGTGTTCGAGCGCGACCCCTCCCCGCAGTACCGCAAGCAGGGCTACCGGATCCACATCAGCCCGGTCGGCGAGGAGGCGCTGGCCGCGATGCTGCCGGACGCGGTGCGCCGTCGGGTGATCGCCACGGCGACGCGGCCCGGTGACCTGCTCGCAGGCTTCGACGCCCAGCTGAACCAGCAGTTCGAGCAGGTGTTTCCGGTGACCGGGCCGGACGCGGTGACCTCGGTGGATCGGTATGCGTTTCGTCGTGCGTTGATGTCCGGGCTCGACGACGTGCTGCAGTTCGGCAAGCAGTTCACGTCGTACGTCGAGACGCCCGACGGCGTCGAGATCGCCTTCGCGGACGGGACTTCCGCGGTCGCCGACGTACTGGTCGGTGCGGATGGTGTCGGCTCGCGGGTGCGCGGTCAGTTGGTGCCGGAGCTCGACGTGCTGGACATCGGGGTGCGCTGCATCTACGGGAAGGTGCCGGTAACGCGGCCTGTCCAGGAGGCCGCGCCGGAAGCCTTTCTTCGCGGGTTCTGCTTCGTGAGCGACGGATCCGGTCTTGGCGCGGCGTTCGCGCCGGTGCTGTTCCGGGAGCCGCCGGCGGAGTACGGCGACTATCTGATGGCGGTGATGACCGGGACGAACGCGGCGCTCGGTGCGTCGGACGAGGAGCTCTTCGCGATGAGCCCGGCCGAGCTGTGGGCGATCGTGGAGCGGTCCGTGGCCGACTGGCATCCGACGGTCCGCGAGCTGGTCGATGCGGGGGAGGCCGGCGCGGCGTTCCCTATCACGTTGCGGACCTGCATCACGGTTCCGTCGTGGTCCTCGTCGCGCGTGACCTTGCTCGGCGACGCGGTGCACCCGATGACCCCGGCCGCGGGCGCCGGCGCCAACACCGCCCTCTGGGACGCCGCGCGCCTGACCCGCGCGCTGACCTCGGACAAGGACCTCGTGGCGTACCAGCAGGAGGTGATCGCCAACTCCCAGCCGATCGTGACCGAGTCCCTGCACAACGCCCAGCGCATGTTCAAGGTCTCGGTATGAGGCGCTCCCGCAACCTTTCCTGCACGTCGGGCAGCCGCTCGAGCATCACGAGCGCGGTCTCGTGACGTGCCCGGGCGTAGAGCTCGAGAGACGGGGTGACGGCGCCTGGATCCTCGAGCGGTTCGGCCAGCGGGTACGTCGAGGTGAGCGTGTAGGCGCAGCCCGTGGCGACCGAGGAGACGAGGTCGTCGACGTGCGCCGCGGGATGCTCGTCGCGATAGGCGACCAGCAGTTCGGCGAGCCCGTCGATCCAGTCGTCGCCGAGCATCAGGGTTCGAGGGTCGCAGCCGATCCGGGCGATCTCCCATGCGATGAATCGCGGGCTCGGCGGCTGGAAGTCGATCACGGCGGCGACCTCGTCGCCGCAGAGGATCAGGTTCGGAGAGGCGAGATCACCATGAACGATCTGCACCGTCAGGTCCGGCAGCTCCGCGAGGATCGCGCCGGCCCGATCGAGCAGTCCCCGCCGCTCCTTGGCCGCCTCCCAGGCCCACTGCTCGAACGGGCTGAGGCGCGCGCGGCTCGCGTACCCGTCGATCACCCGGTCGAAGGATCGCGGCGCCTTGCCGACATCGCGCACGCCGACAGCCGGTTGCCTCGTCGGCATCGCCGCGGGATGTTCCGCCAGGCGTCGATGCAGCCTGCCCAGCACGGTGCCGACCGCCTGCCAGCGAGCACCGGTGAGCCCGCCCTCGGCCGTCTCACCGTCGACGAACTCCCACAACGACATCGGCACCCGTTCGCAGATCAGGTCGCCGTCGAGAGTTCGCCGTACGGCCGGCACCGGGACGTCGCCGTCGCGGGCGAACTCGGTCAGTTCGATCGCCGCGCGTTCGCGTTCGAGGTCGCCACGGTAGATCTTGGCGAACCATCGCTGGCCGGTCTCGTCGACGATGCGGTAGTTGATGGTGTTGGTGCCGGCGTGGATCCGGTGCAGTTCCGCAGCGTGGACGCCGTACGAATCCCGCAGGGCGTCCGTGAGGTCAGTCAGGATCGTTTCCCGTCACGCCGTCGACGGCCTCGCGCAGGACATCGGCATGGCCGGTGTGCTTGAGGTACTCCTCGAGCAGGTCGATCGCGATGCGCCGGCGGTTCGAGGTCCAGGCCGGATCCGGGTCCTCGATCAACGCGTCCAGGCCGCCGTTCGCGCTCAGTTGTTGCCAGGCGGCGCGGGAGCGCGCGGCAGCGGCGTACCAGAGTGCGTAAAGGTCGTCCGGGTCGTCGGAGACTGCGGATTCCCAGCCCCAGCGGTCGTTCTCGACCCAACTGCGCGTGTCCCACGGCGGAGCGAGCGGCTGCTTGGCCGCCCGCCCGGTGAAACCGTCCTCCACGAACGCCATGTGCTTGATCAGCCCCGCCAGTGTCATCGTCGACGGTGGATGCGTCTGCCGAAGCTGCTCGGCGGTGAGCCCGCCGGTCTTCCACGCGAATTGCTGCCGCACCCGGTCCAAGGCGAACTGCAACGTCTCCACCTCGTCACCCCGTGGGCAATGGTCGATCGGCAGATCCTTCCAGTCCATGACCACCCCTTCGTCGACGCTGATCGTGTGAGGCAGTCCAGCATGCCGTACCCGACGGACCAAGCTGCGTGCCAGACTCCGGCGATGGGGCGGGAACCGAAGGCGGCCGTGCGGGCAATAGCAGGTATGCAAACAGGTACGCAGCCTGCCGCTTCCGTGGACCCGCCCGGTGGGCCGGAGCCGCCGACCGACGCCGAGCTGATCAGCGGAGCGGGCCGGGAGGAGTTCGCCCTGCTGTTCGACCGGTACGCGGTGAAGATCCACCGGTACGTCGCCCGCCGCCTCGGCACCGCCGACGCCGACGACCTCCTCAGCCAGACCTTCCTGATCGCCTACGAACGCCGCGACCGCTACACCGCCGCCGACCCCGTCGATGGGGCTCTTCCTTGGCTGTACGGCATCGCGACCAACCTGATCCACCGACGACGCCGTTCCGAGGTACGCCAGTACCGCGCGTATGCACGCTCCGAACCTGCCGGACGCCATACGCACGACGATCCGCTGGCGAGCGAGGTCGCGTCCCGCGTGGACGCCGAGGCTGCCCAACGAACCCTGGCCCGAGCCCTGGCCGCTCTCCGCCAAGCGGAGCGCGACGTCCTGCTCCTCTACGCCTGGGAAGACCTCGGGTACGCCGAAATCGCGGCCGCCCTGGACATCCCGATCGGCACCGTCCGCTCGCGCCTCCACCGAGCCCGCAAATCCGTCCGCGCCACCCTCGGCCCAGCCTTCGAGGAGCAACTATGACCGACCTCGACCTACTCAAGGACTTCCGCGAAGACACGCCCGCCCCGACCCCCGAAGCCCTCACCGGCGCCCGTCAACAACTCCTGACCCCACTCGCCGAGCGCCCGCACAACGCGCTCCGCCCGCTCCGCCTCGGGACGACCAGCCCGGCGGCTGCCCCAGGCGCGGCGCGGGAGCGGACACGCTCTCTCGTTCGGCGTCCGCGGCTGCTCCTGGCCGGCGCGATGGCGCTCGTCCTGGCAGGTGGCTTGCTGGTCGC
This Kribbella sp. NBC_00482 DNA region includes the following protein-coding sequences:
- a CDS encoding sialidase family protein; translation: MRVLAPGRLAAAALLVFTTLTAPPARAGTAPFVDDSVLFQQKTEGYSCFRIPAVVHATNGDVLAFAEGRVADCGDDGDIDIVLRRSIDGGKTWGPLQVVSDGNGSTHGNPVPIVDRKTGRIVLVTTHNGPEPCTNGCDRDPYVQTSDDFGGTWTAPRELTDAKLPSWNFWYATGPMHGIQLEHGPHAGRLIVGASFETYDGVGPHVYGTHLLYSDDAGETWHIGATTSRDDGSVIAQEVTVVELTDGRIYALARERGTDPGNRAYAISSDGGDSFDAPFRTIPKLVMPDVQGSLLRFSARNEGDRRNRILFSAPAHPAAREVMTVRSSYDEARSFGTWQQGKVFYWGPSAYSDMVRLDGDEAGLLYEAGVANPYESIRWARFNEAYLSTPNGTPPGIPGPPAPGPLTPDTGPAHNPAYVRGGATVAAGKFGNGLALDGVDDYVEVPYDRSIDLGADDFTMMAWIRYGATTGTHAILWAYRTGSGSTPQAWLRAEPESKRIRALLSVDRFNVTVQSASAYNDDEWHHVVLQRVGGTLRLMVDGAEVGSATAPAGSVTAGKEFGVQGIHVGQRVDGVNRFQGALDEVRVYRRALTDGELQQIREQNKPITNRLGLDLPFDKVRVPGQG
- a CDS encoding NAD(P)/FAD-dependent oxidoreductase, giving the protein MADAEQIVIVGASLAGATAAEALRKDGWSGGIVLIGSEQSLPYERPPLSKGVLLGKEQTESAQLHDQQWYDDNNIDLRLGATVTAIDPSAHTVTLDDGSQVSYAKLLIATGSRVRKLDVPGADLPGVHYLRTAEEAQSLTDAYAAKPRVVVVGAGWIGLEAASAARERGCEVTVVEPQSTALAAVLGEEIGELFAEFHRQHGVQFRFGTGVEGFEGTDKVTGVRVNGGEVIPADLVVVGVGVQPNTELAEAAGIEVATPENGSGIVAGADLQSSVADVYAAGDVVRWDHPLFGRFVRVEHWQNAKDTGAAAAKAMLGQDVAHDAIPFFFTDQFDLGMEYAGDVPRGTSYQVVLRGDPKSGAYVAFWLDDDHHVLAGLHVNTWGAIDAVQSLIRSGKEVDPARLADTSVDLAEV
- a CDS encoding biopolymer transporter Tol encodes the protein MPRTLRPGQRSELYVVDVATNTHRLVFTSDEVLFEAPNWLPDGTLVVNGNGLLFRVTDKLEEIELGGVPAINNDHVVSPDGQTVYVSANDGHVYAVQIEGGPGRRVTNDRGPGFHHYLHGVSPDGTTLAYIGLEWVGEQRITNVWTIPTAGGADVQVTDDEFADDGSEYGPDGEWLYFNSERAGQAQLFRIKGSEVEQLTDDERVNWFPHPAPDGSAIAYVSFPPGTEGHPADIEDVRLRLLAKDGEIRELTTLFGGQGTMNVPSWSPDSASFAYVTYPL
- the dnaG gene encoding DNA primase; translation: MAGRIKEEDIALVRERARIDDVVGSYVTLKNAGGGNLKGLCPFHDEKSPSFNVTPSRGFFYCFGCQEGGDVIDFIQKVDQITFSEAVETLAAKVGIQLRYEDSGAPVQRGPGNQRPRLVEAHKVAAEFFVDNLFGAAEASIGRQFLDKRGFDKDAAVQFGVGFSPRGGEALTAHLRGRGFTNAELVASGLVADGQRGLYDRFRGRLMWPIRDASSDVIGFGARRLFDDDRIEAKYLNTPETPIYKKSKVLYGVDLARREIAKGRQAVVVEGYTDVMACHLAGVQTAVATCGTAFGDDHARVLRQLLLDHDQFRGEVIFTFDGDEAGQRAALKAFAGDQAFAAQTYVAVEPDGLDPCDLRLQKGDAAVRELIGRRVPLYRFVLGNVLSKYDLDRADTRIDALRDAARLVISIRDRSKVDAFTRELAGHLGMDEDQVRSEVYKAASRQSSTSGPAHVKQQAQTAHAVGTVEPARPRVDIPSPRDQRFVIEWDVLKVAMQHPALVGVAFDELDDHDFTHPWLGAIRVAMAKIGGPAAAPPGEAWVVAVRDAIGNDPAAAVVGALAVDPLRLGRDPDEPYALALLARLQELTCARRIQDLKSKLQRTNPIERADEYNRMFGELIALEAYKSELRNRAISGAI
- a CDS encoding TetR/AcrR family transcriptional regulator; this encodes MRRSPEPEQRQRDPERSKQQLLDAAVVEFGAHGFSGARVSEIAARAGVNKQLISYYFGGKEGLYRAVAERWRAGEPDLAADAESLGEVVGAYASATIAQPDLLRLLVREAVDRDTSKLDQEGQRARFRAMVEDFKRRQADGELAPDLDPRHAALALFGLAAAPVVFPQIAMALGLDVDGEEFAAEYADQTAKLVSHLKKS
- a CDS encoding FAD-dependent oxidoreductase; translated protein: MKVAIMGAGIGGLALTQGLLEAGVDVAVFERDPSPQYRKQGYRIHISPVGEEALAAMLPDAVRRRVIATATRPGDLLAGFDAQLNQQFEQVFPVTGPDAVTSVDRYAFRRALMSGLDDVLQFGKQFTSYVETPDGVEIAFADGTSAVADVLVGADGVGSRVRGQLVPELDVLDIGVRCIYGKVPVTRPVQEAAPEAFLRGFCFVSDGSGLGAAFAPVLFREPPAEYGDYLMAVMTGTNAALGASDEELFAMSPAELWAIVERSVADWHPTVRELVDAGEAGAAFPITLRTCITVPSWSSSRVTLLGDAVHPMTPAAGAGANTALWDAARLTRALTSDKDLVAYQQEVIANSQPIVTESLHNAQRMFKVSV
- a CDS encoding phosphotransferase codes for the protein MLTDLTDALRDSYGVHAAELHRIHAGTNTINYRIVDETGQRWFAKIYRGDLERERAAIELTEFARDGDVPVPAVRRTLDGDLICERVPMSLWEFVDGETAEGGLTGARWQAVGTVLGRLHRRLAEHPAAMPTRQPAVGVRDVGKAPRSFDRVIDGYASRARLSPFEQWAWEAAKERRGLLDRAGAILAELPDLTVQIVHGDLASPNLILCGDEVAAVIDFQPPSPRFIAWEIARIGCDPRTLMLGDDWIDGLAELLVAYRDEHPAAHVDDLVSSVATGCAYTLTSTYPLAEPLEDPGAVTPSLELYARARHETALVMLERLPDVQERLRERLIPRP
- a CDS encoding mycothiol transferase, translating into MDWKDLPIDHCPRGDEVETLQFALDRVRQQFAWKTGGLTAEQLRQTHPPSTMTLAGLIKHMAFVEDGFTGRAAKQPLAPPWDTRSWVENDRWGWESAVSDDPDDLYALWYAAAARSRAAWQQLSANGGLDALIEDPDPAWTSNRRRIAIDLLEEYLKHTGHADVLREAVDGVTGNDPD
- a CDS encoding RNA polymerase sigma factor, whose translation is MGREPKAAVRAIAGMQTGTQPAASVDPPGGPEPPTDAELISGAGREEFALLFDRYAVKIHRYVARRLGTADADDLLSQTFLIAYERRDRYTAADPVDGALPWLYGIATNLIHRRRRSEVRQYRAYARSEPAGRHTHDDPLASEVASRVDAEAAQRTLARALAALRQAERDVLLLYAWEDLGYAEIAAALDIPIGTVRSRLHRARKSVRATLGPAFEEQL